The following proteins are encoded in a genomic region of Kosakonia oryzae:
- a CDS encoding DUF1364 domain-containing protein — MADLRKAARGRECTVRIPGICNGNPETSVLAHYRLAGTCGTGIKPDDTQAAIACSCCHDVIDGRVKTEYSRDELRLMHAEGVMRTLAIWKKEGLVKA; from the coding sequence TTGGCTGATTTACGCAAAGCGGCGCGCGGCCGCGAATGTACCGTCCGAATTCCAGGGATATGCAACGGCAACCCTGAAACCAGCGTGCTGGCGCATTACCGCCTGGCGGGAACCTGCGGCACGGGCATTAAACCGGATGATACACAGGCGGCGATCGCCTGTAGCTGCTGCCATGATGTCATCGACGGGCGCGTAAAAACCGAATACAGCCGCGACGAGTTGCGCCTTATGCACGCTGAAGGCGTAATGCGCACGCTTGCCATCTGGAAGAAAGAGGGGCTGGTGAAAGCATGA
- a CDS encoding DUF1367 family protein encodes MMAQLQLINHSGILIPATPETSDFLYSKCKLGAVLSADVKLVRNPAFHRRFFALLNLGFEYWEPTGGAISSNERRLVTGYAKFLASFGGNESALLDAAEQYLEQVANRRITNGISLCKSFDAYRAWVTVEAGHYDAIELPDGTLRKHPRSIAFGNMDETEFQQLYKAALDVLWRWILSSSFSSQQEAENAASQLMSFA; translated from the coding sequence ATTATGGCGCAGCTACAACTTATCAATCATTCAGGAATCCTGATCCCGGCGACGCCGGAGACCAGCGATTTTCTGTATTCAAAATGTAAGCTCGGTGCGGTGCTGTCAGCCGACGTCAAGCTGGTACGCAATCCGGCATTTCACCGCCGATTCTTCGCTTTGCTCAATCTCGGTTTTGAATACTGGGAGCCAACCGGCGGCGCTATCTCGTCCAACGAGCGGCGACTGGTGACCGGGTATGCAAAATTCCTCGCATCGTTCGGCGGCAACGAGTCCGCACTGTTGGATGCTGCTGAGCAGTATCTGGAGCAGGTTGCCAATCGCCGCATCACCAACGGGATTAGCCTCTGCAAATCCTTCGATGCGTACCGCGCGTGGGTGACTGTAGAAGCAGGGCATTATGACGCCATCGAGCTGCCGGACGGCACTCTTCGCAAACATCCCCGCAGTATTGCTTTTGGCAACATGGACGAAACCGAATTCCAGCAGCTCTACAAAGCCGCGCTTGATGTCCTCTGGCGATGGATATTGTCCAGTTCATTTAGCTCGCAGCAAGAGGCAGAAAACGCTGCGTCTCAACTGATGAGCTTCGCGTGA
- a CDS encoding replication protein P, with product MKNIAESMHDFDRENFRRVAAGLPEIQEEQTQGEKLKALAGLFNGLFRELCAIFPYLSNKPQEDLDEMRRQWLQSFAENGIWTSAQIDAGLRVARQQEKPFVPSPGQFVAWCRAEECAAVGLPNQAELMELFYRYCRTRGSYPDAESFPWPGKIDGKNTSQSSANYWIVTTLYQQMRASGLSDAEVRRKAGEELAAMALRIRRGEEIPEPKKQLPKLGGKPLARAQSLAKIVELREKHGLRGAKS from the coding sequence ATGAAAAACATCGCTGAAAGCATGCATGATTTTGACCGTGAAAACTTCCGCCGTGTCGCTGCTGGCTTGCCGGAAATTCAGGAAGAACAGACGCAAGGGGAGAAGCTCAAAGCGCTTGCCGGTTTGTTCAATGGCCTGTTCCGCGAACTGTGCGCGATTTTCCCGTACCTGTCGAACAAACCACAGGAAGACCTCGACGAAATGCGCCGCCAGTGGCTTCAGTCATTCGCTGAGAATGGGATCTGGACAAGCGCGCAAATCGACGCAGGGTTGCGCGTAGCGCGCCAGCAGGAAAAACCCTTCGTCCCGTCGCCGGGCCAGTTCGTCGCCTGGTGCCGCGCGGAAGAATGTGCGGCGGTAGGGCTGCCAAACCAGGCGGAGCTGATGGAACTGTTTTATCGTTACTGCCGTACGCGCGGAAGCTATCCTGATGCAGAGTCATTTCCGTGGCCCGGGAAAATCGACGGTAAGAACACCAGTCAATCATCCGCGAATTACTGGATCGTGACCACGCTGTACCAGCAGATGCGCGCCAGTGGTCTGAGTGACGCCGAAGTGCGCCGCAAAGCAGGCGAAGAACTGGCAGCGATGGCGCTGCGTATTCGTCGCGGCGAAGAGATCCCTGAGCCGAAAAAACAGCTTCCGAAGCTGGGCGGCAAGCCACTCGCACGCGCACAGAGCTTGGCAAAGATAGTCGAGCTTCGTGAAAAACATGGTTTGAGAGGCGCTAAGTCATGA
- a CDS encoding replication protein, giving the protein MENQKSGFILLYRSVLKQPWAKDVFLRTLWENLLMQAARQPYTANFRGTQWPLQTGQLVTTTVDLGLNLCDREGKPTSRHAVDRMLDIFEREGMISRAGEKRKGTVITITNYVEYAQKIDDLPALKPAHIGELKPAHGEASNGAASEGDAAHSGEHKPAQLPAHHEQQGNNNNKNLKRSSSRNSHESRNDATEKFLSRHPEAIGGIYTPAGKSWGTAEDLRAAKWIFAQLLEVNASLSEPKWVEWANTIRLMRLQDSRSHKDICSLLKWASKDEFWKNNILSPSSLRRQWDTLTTRRLNGQSAVQPKTGAGTLDNTDWINGVFK; this is encoded by the coding sequence ATGGAGAACCAGAAAAGCGGATTCATCCTGTTGTACCGGAGCGTGCTTAAGCAACCCTGGGCGAAAGATGTTTTCCTGCGCACATTATGGGAAAACCTGCTAATGCAGGCTGCCCGGCAGCCATACACGGCAAATTTCCGGGGGACGCAATGGCCGCTGCAAACCGGACAACTGGTAACCACAACAGTCGATCTTGGGCTGAATTTATGTGACAGAGAGGGTAAGCCAACTAGCCGTCATGCCGTGGACAGAATGCTGGATATTTTTGAGCGTGAGGGGATGATTTCCAGGGCCGGAGAGAAGCGAAAAGGCACTGTGATAACCATCACAAATTACGTTGAGTATGCTCAAAAAATAGACGATTTACCCGCGCTTAAGCCCGCGCATATAGGCGAGCTTAAACCCGCGCATGGCGAAGCCAGTAACGGCGCGGCTTCGGAGGGGGATGCCGCGCATTCTGGCGAGCATAAGCCCGCGCAATTACCCGCGCATCATGAACAACAAGGTAATAACAATAATAAAAACCTTAAAAGATCTTCGTCTCGGAATTCTCACGAATCCCGAAACGACGCGACTGAAAAATTCCTCTCCCGTCATCCCGAAGCCATCGGCGGGATCTACACACCGGCGGGTAAGTCCTGGGGGACAGCGGAAGACCTCCGCGCCGCGAAGTGGATATTTGCGCAGTTGCTGGAAGTTAACGCGAGCCTGAGCGAACCAAAATGGGTCGAATGGGCTAATACCATCCGCCTGATGCGCCTGCAGGATTCACGCAGCCACAAAGACATTTGCAGCCTGCTCAAGTGGGCCAGCAAAGACGAATTCTGGAAAAACAACATCCTCAGCCCGTCTTCGCTGCGCAGACAGTGGGACACGCTCACCACCAGGCGGCTCAATGGACAAAGCGCGGTTCAGCCTAAAACCGGAGCCGGCACTCTGGACAATACCGACTGGATCAACGGGGTATTCAAATGA